In Oxyura jamaicensis isolate SHBP4307 breed ruddy duck chromosome 28 unlocalized genomic scaffold, BPBGC_Ojam_1.0 oxy28_random_OJ72768, whole genome shotgun sequence, the following are encoded in one genomic region:
- the LOC118158499 gene encoding transducin-like enhancer protein 1 yields the protein MFPQNRPPAHLQAPSAASGTAVGTSTIPATPQSLKLTYPETLDRIKEEFQFLQNQYHSLKLECEKLATEKTEIQRHYVMYYEMSYGLNIEMHKQTEIAKRLNVICAQLIPFLSQEHQQQVVQAVERAKQVTMTDLNAAIGHQLQTQHLSHHVPPIPLTPHPSGMQPAGLASLGSASGLLALSGALGAQAQLLAKDDRGVHDAEHRERDPGPSSLALPNGERARAISEYLSNTKKRKVEEKDFVTDYGSDADKSEDNLVVDEDPSSPHSVHSYSSRENGVEKLPLGRKEAVPLSPTSMASSSSTSPSRSKDVPTVEKAGTPSLKSSTPTSQGDAATPGSSGAQQFRPTAPKAPVDPLALGLRTPLGVQSPYSATFGMAHPAVNGDMAGAGAYASLHLVSPQLNGAAAAVGAGSYGRSPLVGYDPHPHMRVPGLAAGMQVGTSGKPAYSFHVSADGQMQPVPFPPDALLGSGIPRHARQLHSLAHGEVVCAVTISNSTRHVYTGGKGCVKVWDVGQPGTKTAVAQLDCLNRDNYIRSCKLLP from the exons ATGTTCCCTCAAAACCGGCCCCCG GCCCATCTCCAGGCACCCTCCGCTGCATCAGGTACCGCTGTTGGCACCAGCACTATCCCTGCCACCCCGCAGTCCCTGAAGCTGACATACCCTGAGACCTTGGACCGCATCAAGGAGGAATTCCAGTTCCTGCAGAACCAATACCACAG cttgaAGTTAGAATGTGAAAAGCTggcaacagaaaaaacagaaatccagCGTCATTATGTCATG TACTACGAGATGTCCTACGGCCTGAACATCGAGATGCACAAACAG ACGGAGATAGCGAAGCGGCTGAATGTGATCTGCGCCCAGCTCATCCCGTTCCTGTCTCAGGAG caccagcagcaagtGGTCCAGGCCGTGGAGCGTGCGAAGCAGGTGACTATGACCGACCTGAACGCGGCCATCGGG CACCAGCTCCAGACCCAGCACCTCTCGCACCACGTGCCCCCCATCCCGCTGACCCCCCACCCCTCCGGCATGCAGCCCGCTGGCCTTGCCAGCCTTGGGAGTGCTTCGGGGCTTCTGGCGCTCTCGGGGGCGCTGGGGGCCCAGGCTCAGCTCCTTGCCAAAGACGACCGCGGAGTCCATGACGCCGAGCACCGGG AGCGGGACCCAGGGCCT AGCTCCCTGGCGCTGCCCAATGGGGAGCGGGCGCGAGCCATCTCCGAGTACCTGAGCAACACCAAGAAGAGGAAGGTGGAGGAGAAGGACTTTGTGACAGACTAC GGCAGCGACGCGGACAAAAGCGAAGACAACCTGGTGGTCGATGAG gACCCTTCGTCCCCGCACAGCGTCCACTCCTACTCATCCCGCGAGAATGGGGTGGAAAAGCTGCcactggggaggaaggaggctgtGCCGCTCAGCCCAACCTCCATGGCCTCCTCGAGCAGCACCTCCCCATCCCGCAGCAAGGATGTGCCCACA GTGGAGAAGGCAGGGACACCCAGCCTCAAGTCCAGCACCCCCACATCCCAGGGCGATGCCGCGACCCCAGGctccagtggtgcccagcagtTCCGCCCCACCGCCCCCAAGGCCCCTGTGGACCCCCTGG CCCTGGGCCTGAGGACCCCGCTGGGAGTGCAGAGCCCCTACTCTGCCACCTTCGGCATGGCTCACCCTGCCGTCAACGGGGACATGGCTGGGGCTGGCGCCTATGCCAGCCTCCATCTCGTGTCCCCACAGCTCAACGGGGCCGCAGCTGCTGTGGGAGCCGGCAGCTACGGGCGGTCTCCCCTG GTTGGCTATGACCCACACCCACACATGCGCgtcccagggctggcagccggCATGCAAGTGGGGACGTCGGGGAAGCC CGCCTACTCCTTCCATGTCAGTGCTGACGGGCAGATGCAGCCAGTGCCGTTCCCCCCTGATGCCCTCCTGGGCTCCGGCATCCCCCGGCATGCGCGGCAACTCCACAGCCTGGCCCACGGCGAGGTGGTCTGCGCCGTCACCATCAGCAACTCTACGCGCCATGTCTACACTGGGGGCAAGGGCTGCGTGAAGGTGTGGGACGTGGGGCAGCCAGGCACCAAGACAGCCGTGGCTCAGCTGGACTGCTTG A